One Glycine max cultivar Williams 82 chromosome 4, Glycine_max_v4.0, whole genome shotgun sequence DNA segment encodes these proteins:
- the LOC100800976 gene encoding methyl-CpG-binding domain-containing protein 10 translates to MASSVEKEGGASEETFSVELPAPPGWKKLFIPKKAGTPKKNEIVFTAPTGEEINNRKQLEKYLKAHPGGPAVSEFDWGTGETPRRSTRISEKAKAAPPIESEPPKKRTKRSSASQKETSQEEKEEKTKEAEMQEADYTTKDDNDIEKEKDVVMENQDVKSVEDTDVNKSTHSGEAKAGENVEVPIEKDKGIEVSEVFLRKDEEKIEQPQEETKEYRGSGEPEKLETCTIADKKVEVEGVNKEENIKSTREFEAEEIEGTKVNSEEYHKLDEINKAEAELTMNGNHGS, encoded by the exons ATGGCGAGCTCAGTGGAGAAGGAGGGTGGCGCGAGCGAGGAAACTTTCTCTGTGGAGCTTCCTGCTCCACCTGGTTGGAAGAAGCTG TTCATCCCAAAGAAAGCTGGTACCCCAAAGAAAAACGAGATTGTGTTCACTGCACCAACAGGAGAGGAGATCAATAACAGGAAGCAGCtggaaaaatatttgaaagcaCACCCTGGTGGTCCAGCTGTATCAGAATTTGACTGGGGCACTGGTGAGACCCCAAGAAGATCTACAAGAATCAGTGAGAAGGCAAAAGCAGCTCCTCCAATAGAAAGCGAGCCCCCAAAGAAACGTACTAAAAGATCATCAGCTTCACAAAAGGAAACTTCccaggaagaaaaagaagagaagacaaAGGAAGCGGAAATGCAAGAAGCTGATTACACCACTAAGGATGATAATGATATAGAGAAGGAAAAGGATGTTGTAATGGAAAATCAAGATGTCAAGAGTGTGGAAGATACAGATGTCAACAAATCCACTCATTCTGGAGAAGCTAAAGCTGGAGAAAATGTTGAGGTACCTATTGAAAAGGACAAAGGAATTGAGGTCTCTGAAGTTTTTCTGAGAAAGGATGAAGAAAAGATTGAGCAACCACAGGAAGAGACAAAAGAATATCGTGGATCTGGGGAGCCAGAGAAATTGGAAACATGCACTATTGCTGACAAAAAGGTTGAAGTGGAAGGAGTGAATAAAGAGGAAAACATCAAAAGTACTCGTGAATTTGAAGCTGAGGAAATAGAAGGAACAAAAGTGAATAGTGAAGAATATCACAAGCTTGATGAGATAAACAAGGCTGAAGCAGAGTTGACCATGAATGGCAATCATGGGAGCTGA